DNA sequence from the Tissierellales bacterium genome:
GCTGTGAAAGAAGCACTTAGTTTTGAGTAGTATAATAATGCTATGAGGCGAACAAAGTATAAATAATATACTGTTCGTCTTTTTTTGTGTGATAAAATAAGCTTATAATACTGAAGAGAGTGAGTTATATATGATATTAAAAGAGCGTCAGGTACAGATGATAAAAGAAATACTCAAAAATACAGACAAAATAGATACTTTGTTTTTGAAAGACAAGTTCAGCATATCTGAGAGAACTGTAAGAAATGATTTAAAAGATATTGATGGATATTTAGAAAGTGAAGGGCTACCAAAATTAAGTAGATCAAAAAAACTAGGAATAAGCATGGATGTATCAGATATAGTTAAAGATCAATTGGTCCAGAAACTTAAATTGGTTGATGACAGCGAATATGTGCTCAGCCCTGAAGAGAGAATGCATGCGATATTATTATTCTTGCTAACAGCTAAAGAGAGAACGTCGGTACAGGAGATTGCTGATAGACTTGATTTTAGTAAAAATACTCTCGTAGAGGATGTAAAAAGATTAGATAAGTACTTAGATACTAAGTCTTGTAGCATAAGCAAGAAGAGAAAGCTTGGTATGAAACTAGAAGCGAGTGAATTTCAAAAAAGACAATTGTATATAGAATTGTTTATAAAACACTTCAATATAGGTAAATGGGCGATAGTATCAGGTAAACTAAAGGATATTGGCAGCGATTTTCACATGGTTTTACAAAAAGAGCTTGAGGAGCTTTTAAGACATTGGAATATGGAGAAGCTCATATCATTTACTGACAATCTACAGAAAAAACTGAAACTGAGATATACAGATAGCAGTTTAAATACTTTAATACTAGCTGTGGTACTTAGCAATCACAGGTACAAAAATGGGTGCGAGATTGAACTTCCACTATTTCAGGTGCAAACCATAAAATTATCTCAGGAATATAAAGCATTAGAAGAATCATTAGATGAGAGCTTTAATTGGTTTGAAAATTCGAGCCATGAAAGAGCATTTATAGCAATGTATATGCTTAGCAACAAAATATTAGAACAAGAAGAGGGCAGTGTTTTCAGCGCTTCACTAGAAGATTTAAAAGAGACAACTCAAACAATGATACGAGTATTTGAAGAAGATCAAAATATAAATTTAGATGTCAAAGAGAGAGAGAAGCTTCTAAAGGGACTCATGCTTCATTTAGAACCAGCTAGTTATAGAATGAGGTACAATATAGCTATCACAAATCCTATGCTAAGTGCTATAAAAGATAAGTACAGGGATTACTATGATTCAGCAAGTAAGGCGTGTATGCATTTGTCACAAAGATTACATCTCATAGTTCCTGAAGAAGAGGTGGCATATGTAGCTATATATTTTGGCGGAATAATGGAGAGTAGAAGGCAGAAATCTCTAAAGGTTATGCTAGTTTGTAATGCTGGTATGGCCACTGTAAGAATATTGGAGACTAGGCTTTTAGAGGAATTTCAGGATATAGATATAATAGGACATCAGAGTTACTCTGAGTTTAGAAAGAAAAAATGGTCTGATGTGGACATAATAATAAGTACATTAGATATAGATTATAGGGAGAGACCAGTAGTTGTAGTTCAGCCAATGTTAGAAGAAGAGGATGTGCTAAGACTTAAGAGGTATTTTTCTCAGAGAGTGGTCAAAAAAACTCAAAGCGCAAAATTTAGTTCAGATGAAATAATTGATATAGTGGAAAAGTATGCTACAATTCATGCGAAGAAACCTTTGAAAAGAGCTATAGAAAGCTTGATGAGAGGTGAGCGCAAAAAAGACAAGAAGTTAAGTGAGTTGTTGATGCCAGATCATGTAGTTTTGAATCAGAGTGCTGAAAATTGGCGAGAAGCGGTTAAACTTGCGACATCGAGGCTCATATTTAGTGGTGATATACAAAGGTCGTATGAAGAGGCTATAATAAAAAATATAGAGAGGCTAAAGGCTTATGTAGTTATAAAACCGCAGGTTGCATTGCCTCATGCGAAGCCAAAAGATGGGGTAAATAAACTAGCTATGTCATTTGTTAGCCTTGAAAAAGGGGTGAATTTTGGACATAGTCACAACGATCCAGTAAGATTGATTGTTGTATTAGCTAGCGACAATTCATCTAGCCATTTGAAGGCATTAGACACTCTTATAAGAATTATAAAAGATCCAAAGAGAGTAGATGAGCTTATAGAGGCTAATACTTATGATGAAATAATAAGTATTATAAAAGCTGAGGAGGAGAATGAAATATGAAGATATTAGTTGTCTGCGGTATGGGGCTTGGGAGTAGCCATTATTTGCTAATGGAGGTAATAGATTGGATTAAAAAGCTTGGAATAGAAGCAGATGTAGATAATTGTGATTTGTTTACAGCTCAAAATGAAACGGCAGACGTATATATTGGGGCAGATTATATAATTCACATGATAGAGGGAGATGGAATAAAGATAGGTCTTGACGATTTGCTTGACTCAGAGGAACTCGGGCAAAGACTTGGAGAGTTGGTGGAATAGATGGATTGGATAATGGAACTTGGGGTCAGTTTGTTAAAGAGTAGTTTCATATTGGTCGGTATTTATGTAGCACTTGGATGTTTACTACAGAAAAAGTCTTGGCAAGTTACTATAAGTGCAGTATTTAAATCGGCTATATCACTTATACTTATGTCGATTGGCGGTGGAGTGATTGGGGAATCACTTATGAGTCTAGGGTATTTATTTCAAAGAAGTTTTGGTCTTATAGGTATAATTTCAAGTAATGAAAGGCTAGCAGCATATACTGAAACTAGATTTGGTCATATAATATATAGTGTAATAATAGTTGGAATGATAGTTAATATTGTGATGGCGAAAAAAACTAAATTTAAGTATATATTTTTGACTGGACACCAGATGATATATATGAGCTGTGCTCTTACCATTGGTCTTAGCTATGTTGGCATACCAATATGGGGTGTAGTAGCTATAGGCGGAATAGTATTAGGTATCATGATGAGTGTATTTCCTTCGCTTATCCAGCCATATACAAAGGAAATTACGGGAAAAGAAAATATAGCTGTAGGTCATTTTTCTACGGTAGGTTTTTTTATAAGTGCGAAAATCGGGGAGTTTGTCAATAGACCAGAGCAAAAGAGGGAGAAAAAGATGGGCTCATCACTCTTAGTCGACAATCTTCTCGCAACAGCTATAAGTATGGTGCTGTTATTTACACTAGCGGCTATAATAGCTGGAAAAACTTATGTACAAGATGTTACCAATACTTACTATATAGTATTTGCAATAAAGCAAGGTCTTTATTTTGCAACAGGAGTGTATATAATACTCACGGGTGTTAGAATGATGATTGGAGAAATTATAACTGCATTTAAGGGTATTGCGCAGAAAATAGTTCCCGATGCTATTCCAGCTTTGGATTGTTCTATATTGTTCCCGTATAGACAAGATAGGATGATGATTGGTTTCGTATTTAGCATGATAGGTGGAATTGTTGCAATGTTTATAGCAGGAAGTAGCAGTGTATACGCAATTATCCCATCATCTACTATTTGCTTTTTCAGTGGTTCGGCAGCCGGACTTTATGGTCATGTAAAGGGCGGAAAATTAGGTGCAGTTGTGTCTTCTTTAATTTTTGGTTTATCTATAGGATTATTGCCACTTTTACTGCTTCCAATGATGCGAGAGAGTGGATTTTATAAGGTCGCACTTGGTGAGTTTGATTTCAATGTTGTAGTTATGATTATTAAGGGGATTTTTGGAAAGTAGTATTTTTAAGTAGCATTTTTAAGTAGCATTTCTGAGTGGCATTTTGAATAAGTAAATAGTGAAAAACATCCAAACAATGTTAAATGTTTGGATGTTTTTTTTCTGGAAATTCAATATAGAAATGCACACCGCCATCTAATGCGTTTTTAAGCTCAATATGTCCTCCGAGTTTAGATACCACAGAGCTATAAACCAAATGTAAACCGAGTCCTATGTGATGTTTGCTTTTTTTAGTAGAAAAGAATGGTGTAAATATTTTATCTGAGAGTTCTTCATCTATACCAATACCATTATCTTTATATTCTATACAAATAGAATCGTTTTTTTGATTTCGATATATTAAGATATCTATTGTTCCATTTTTCATACCATCAAATCCATGATCAATAGTATTGGAAACCAAATTTTTAAATATTTGAGACAAGGCAATTTTATCCGAGTAAATTTTTATGTCATCATGTGAAACTATATTTAATTTATGACCATCCTTTTTTAGATTAGCTATGTCTGAAGCTAAAATATCTGAAATATAATCCTTCAAATCCAAAAACGCTATATTTTCAAGTTCTTGATTGGCAGATAATAGCTTGAATTTTTTTACTAAGTCAGAGACTGTATCCAAATTTGATTTTAGAGCATCAAGAGCTGCACTAGATTTTTCAATAAATATAGCGACATCTTTTTTAGAGAGAACTCCTGCTTTGTATTTATTTGCAAAATGATTTTTTGTATCAACTAAAAATGTAGCTAGGGTGATACTTGTTCCAATAGGTGTATTTACTTCATGTCCGATATCAGAGGTTAGTCTTCCTAGCGCAACTAATTTTTCAGCTAAAATGAGTTGTTCACGAATTTCATTTTGGACAAACAAAGCTTGTTCTAGATTATTTCTAGATTTTATGAGATTTACAACATATAGATAAGATAAAAAGCCCATAAAAAATCCCAGAGCTATAAGTATATAAAAAGTA
Encoded proteins:
- a CDS encoding BglG family transcription antiterminator, with the translated sequence MILKERQVQMIKEILKNTDKIDTLFLKDKFSISERTVRNDLKDIDGYLESEGLPKLSRSKKLGISMDVSDIVKDQLVQKLKLVDDSEYVLSPEERMHAILLFLLTAKERTSVQEIADRLDFSKNTLVEDVKRLDKYLDTKSCSISKKRKLGMKLEASEFQKRQLYIELFIKHFNIGKWAIVSGKLKDIGSDFHMVLQKELEELLRHWNMEKLISFTDNLQKKLKLRYTDSSLNTLILAVVLSNHRYKNGCEIELPLFQVQTIKLSQEYKALEESLDESFNWFENSSHERAFIAMYMLSNKILEQEEGSVFSASLEDLKETTQTMIRVFEEDQNINLDVKEREKLLKGLMLHLEPASYRMRYNIAITNPMLSAIKDKYRDYYDSASKACMHLSQRLHLIVPEEEVAYVAIYFGGIMESRRQKSLKVMLVCNAGMATVRILETRLLEEFQDIDIIGHQSYSEFRKKKWSDVDIIISTLDIDYRERPVVVVQPMLEEEDVLRLKRYFSQRVVKKTQSAKFSSDEIIDIVEKYATIHAKKPLKRAIESLMRGERKKDKKLSELLMPDHVVLNQSAENWREAVKLATSRLIFSGDIQRSYEEAIIKNIERLKAYVVIKPQVALPHAKPKDGVNKLAMSFVSLEKGVNFGHSHNDPVRLIVVLASDNSSSHLKALDTLIRIIKDPKRVDELIEANTYDEIISIIKAEEENEI
- a CDS encoding PTS sugar transporter subunit IIB gives rise to the protein MKILVVCGMGLGSSHYLLMEVIDWIKKLGIEADVDNCDLFTAQNETADVYIGADYIIHMIEGDGIKIGLDDLLDSEELGQRLGELVE
- a CDS encoding PTS ascorbate transporter subunit IIC; this encodes MDWIMELGVSLLKSSFILVGIYVALGCLLQKKSWQVTISAVFKSAISLILMSIGGGVIGESLMSLGYLFQRSFGLIGIISSNERLAAYTETRFGHIIYSVIIVGMIVNIVMAKKTKFKYIFLTGHQMIYMSCALTIGLSYVGIPIWGVVAIGGIVLGIMMSVFPSLIQPYTKEITGKENIAVGHFSTVGFFISAKIGEFVNRPEQKREKKMGSSLLVDNLLATAISMVLLFTLAAIIAGKTYVQDVTNTYYIVFAIKQGLYFATGVYIILTGVRMMIGEIITAFKGIAQKIVPDAIPALDCSILFPYRQDRMMIGFVFSMIGGIVAMFIAGSSSVYAIIPSSTICFFSGSAAGLYGHVKGGKLGAVVSSLIFGLSIGLLPLLLLPMMRESGFYKVALGEFDFNVVVMIIKGIFGK
- a CDS encoding ATP-binding protein, whose product is MRKKASKHIAGLIAYALVLILFIIAANLEYKKAIEVQKRELVSSLNILQGQIENQLNRHMRNINGIVAYIKVNPNLEESEFEYYSSNLISSDDKVIRNITLIEGAKIKYVYPKAGNETALALDLSTIPSQYEAVRYVYTTGKMAIDGPVSLAQGGKGLIYRVPVNTTYSNSSPLTQISYVANYDKFIEITGIKEALKTYNLRIVQVDSKQKSIVSNREFFSENTIVSSILLPNTKWDIFISYKNDYDGKTNTFYILIALGFFMGFLSYLYVVNLIKSRNNLEQALFVQNEIREQLILAEKLVALGRLTSDIGHEVNTPIGTSITLATFLVDTKNHFANKYKAGVLSKKDVAIFIEKSSAALDALKSNLDTVSDLVKKFKLLSANQELENIAFLDLKDYISDILASDIANLKKDGHKLNIVSHDDIKIYSDKIALSQIFKNLVSNTIDHGFDGMKNGTIDILIYRNQKNDSICIEYKDNGIGIDEELSDKIFTPFFSTKKSKHHIGLGLHLVYSSVVSKLGGHIELKNALDGGVHFYIEFPEKKHPNI